Proteins co-encoded in one Cytophaga hutchinsonii ATCC 33406 genomic window:
- a CDS encoding leucine-rich repeat domain-containing protein: protein MLKKITCYTVLYIFILLNQPIQAQTYVIPDANFKNYLALNIPYVLNSNQELIISNAKIFTGTINCVGMNIEDLSGLQYFYKLTQLNCNSNQLTFLPSLDSLKQLQHMWVYNNKLTSIPSVNQLTNLQTLNVKNNQLTNLPSLTGMTALKSLDCSSNKLTALPDLSTLLNLEEMYCYINFITNIPSVSNLLHLKIFNIENNAIALLPDISQNTKLEILQFDLNQIETIPPLTTLTALKQLIFAHNKISTLPDLSANTALFIITGDNNQLTHIPDLSGFDNLTHVELSHNQLTFEDILPSSKHPQFSTVFNIQPQDSLNVNQPVSAVKGSTITLPLQFDLAVSGSTYNWYKNNIYLSSTTIPVLTLSNITEMNAGRYTCIITNNTSRLTGITLHARSYSILVEPCIKFSYINYEITANDCSKGAAIQIDHTQISALNTPLTYALHPLNNQSSITSASAVLNDVMPGRYSLTISDVNNCSVELQNYIFIPVPAGCMDSFTPNGDGLEDTYLIDKPGYTKIYNKNGTLIRTLNTPAAWDGSDESGKLCPMGYYIIIIDGKEKTGVVLIN from the coding sequence ATGTTAAAAAAAATAACCTGTTACACGGTTCTGTATATCTTTATCCTGTTGAATCAACCGATACAGGCGCAAACGTATGTAATACCGGATGCGAATTTCAAAAATTACCTTGCATTAAATATTCCTTATGTTTTAAATTCAAATCAGGAATTAATTATCAGTAATGCGAAAATTTTTACAGGAACAATAAACTGTGTTGGTATGAATATCGAGGACCTCTCGGGGCTTCAGTATTTTTACAAACTCACTCAGCTAAATTGTAACAGTAATCAATTAACGTTCCTGCCCTCGCTTGATAGCCTAAAACAACTACAGCACATGTGGGTATATAACAATAAGCTTACCAGCATACCCAGTGTAAACCAGCTTACGAATCTGCAAACACTTAATGTTAAAAATAATCAGCTTACAAACCTTCCATCACTAACAGGCATGACAGCATTAAAAAGCCTGGATTGCAGCAGCAACAAATTAACAGCGCTGCCGGACCTGAGTACCTTGTTAAATCTGGAGGAAATGTATTGTTACATCAATTTCATTACAAACATCCCATCTGTTTCAAACCTGCTTCATTTAAAAATATTCAATATCGAAAATAATGCAATTGCGCTATTGCCGGATATTTCTCAAAATACCAAACTCGAAATATTACAGTTTGATTTAAACCAGATTGAGACAATTCCTCCGCTTACTACATTAACTGCTTTAAAACAATTGATCTTTGCACACAACAAGATCTCAACGCTGCCAGATCTATCTGCTAATACAGCGCTCTTTATTATTACCGGAGATAATAATCAACTAACGCACATACCAGATTTATCCGGATTTGATAATCTTACACACGTAGAACTATCACACAATCAATTAACCTTTGAAGATATCCTTCCTTCTTCCAAGCATCCTCAATTCAGTACAGTCTTTAACATTCAGCCGCAAGATTCATTAAATGTAAACCAGCCAGTATCTGCTGTTAAAGGAAGTACTATAACATTGCCGTTACAGTTTGATCTTGCTGTTTCAGGAAGCACCTACAACTGGTATAAAAATAATATCTACCTCAGCAGTACAACGATACCTGTATTAACCTTATCGAATATTACAGAAATGAATGCGGGGCGCTACACGTGTATAATTACAAACAATACATCCAGGTTGACAGGTATAACCTTGCATGCAAGATCTTATAGTATTTTAGTAGAACCTTGCATTAAATTCTCTTACATCAATTACGAAATAACTGCTAATGATTGTTCAAAAGGCGCTGCCATACAAATTGATCATACACAAATCAGCGCGCTCAATACTCCTCTAACCTATGCGTTACACCCGCTAAACAATCAATCGTCAATAACGTCTGCCTCTGCAGTATTGAATGATGTAATGCCGGGACGGTATTCACTTACAATAAGCGATGTAAATAATTGTTCCGTTGAACTGCAAAATTATATTTTCATTCCTGTACCTGCAGGATGTATGGATAGTTTTACACCAAATGGAGATGGGTTAGAAGATACCTATCTTATAGATAAACCAGGTTATACAAAAATTTATAATAAAAACGGAACATTGATCCGTACATTAAACACGCCGGCTGCCTGGGATGGCTCAGACGAGTCCGGTAAATTATGCCCGATGGGTTATTATATAATTATCATCGATGGCAAAGAAAAAACAGGCGTTGTATTAATTAACTAG
- a CDS encoding porin family protein → MKKILLSGVLLLSVLAVQAQRTSIGITAGTGTAWLSDTDRDVVFNPVWNAGATLVYSSETHWGFGADIKYSREGVKFTYAGTGNYNGQTMTTRVGSDFIRIPLRAIYFFNKNENAFRPNVSLGPSFGILTGGEIKTYDGDKNVIGTSKVSDSFRDVDFGLQGTAGASIMLSDGLWFSADIVYYQGLNKQNKNGTNTMLNSNVGINLGLRIGVGR, encoded by the coding sequence ATGAAGAAAATTTTACTTTCAGGAGTTTTATTATTGAGTGTATTAGCTGTACAGGCACAACGTACCTCAATCGGCATCACAGCAGGAACAGGAACAGCTTGGCTGTCTGATACAGACAGAGACGTTGTATTTAATCCGGTATGGAATGCTGGTGCAACGTTGGTGTATAGTTCAGAAACGCACTGGGGGTTTGGAGCAGATATTAAATATTCCAGAGAAGGTGTAAAATTTACGTATGCAGGAACCGGGAACTATAACGGTCAGACAATGACTACCAGAGTTGGAAGTGATTTTATACGTATTCCGTTGCGTGCTATTTATTTCTTTAATAAAAATGAAAATGCTTTTCGTCCCAATGTTTCACTTGGACCGAGCTTTGGTATTTTAACCGGCGGAGAAATTAAAACTTATGACGGTGATAAAAATGTGATCGGAACAAGCAAGGTAAGTGATTCGTTCAGAGATGTTGACTTTGGTCTGCAAGGTACCGCAGGTGCAAGTATTATGTTATCAGACGGATTGTGGTTCAGTGCAGATATTGTTTACTATCAGGGTTTAAATAAACAAAATAAAAACGGCACCAATACTATGCTGAACAGCAACGTGGGTATTAATCTCGGTTTACGTATCGGTGTAGGACGTTAA
- a CDS encoding sensor histidine kinase, with protein MNMNVNVTGLKEFNVTQLNTEIICKQLLRHSRHNAVFILDTAGIIMGISEGAQRSYGYTHKDVHGKYFDMLFTEESRKQQKPELELAKVLQYGTAADYNEFVHKDGRHIWTEGESLLITDVWGDSFIIKNVHSLDKEKEEQRNLQQQNEKLLRINNDLDTFVYTASHDLKNPVSNIESLVSIMQYELKHGADAEAVEPVMSRITEALNRFKTTLNELTEISRIDAPVDTDEMYVSFDSILQEVMYDVQDLVDSTEASIQSDFSAATMVRFSKKNVRSILFNLLSNALKYRSPERKPEIYIETKPAGEYILLSVRDNGIGIEPAQHKKVFQFFKRLHTHVQGTGVGMGIVKKIMDNTGGKITLESIPGKGSAFTVHFKQ; from the coding sequence ATGAATATGAATGTAAATGTTACCGGATTGAAAGAGTTTAATGTAACGCAATTAAATACAGAAATCATCTGTAAACAGTTGCTAAGGCATTCCAGACATAATGCAGTATTTATTCTTGATACAGCAGGTATAATCATGGGTATAAGTGAAGGTGCACAACGCAGTTATGGGTATACGCATAAAGACGTTCACGGCAAGTATTTTGATATGTTATTTACCGAAGAGTCACGTAAGCAGCAAAAGCCTGAGTTGGAACTTGCTAAGGTATTGCAGTATGGAACGGCGGCAGATTATAATGAATTTGTACATAAGGACGGCCGGCATATATGGACAGAAGGAGAGTCGCTGCTTATAACCGATGTGTGGGGTGATTCATTTATCATTAAAAATGTTCATTCGCTTGATAAAGAAAAGGAAGAACAACGTAATCTTCAGCAGCAGAATGAAAAATTGCTGCGCATCAATAATGATCTGGATACTTTTGTATATACCGCATCACATGATCTTAAAAATCCGGTAAGTAATATTGAATCACTTGTTTCCATCATGCAGTATGAATTGAAGCACGGAGCAGATGCGGAAGCGGTAGAACCTGTTATGTCACGTATAACAGAAGCTCTTAACAGATTCAAAACAACTCTGAATGAACTTACAGAAATCAGCAGAATTGATGCACCAGTCGATACAGATGAAATGTATGTGTCGTTTGATTCGATCCTGCAGGAAGTAATGTATGATGTTCAGGATCTTGTTGATAGTACAGAAGCTTCTATACAATCAGATTTCAGTGCAGCAACAATGGTACGTTTTTCAAAAAAGAATGTGCGCAGTATCTTATTTAATCTCCTTTCCAATGCGCTTAAATACAGGTCACCGGAGCGTAAACCGGAGATTTATATAGAGACTAAACCAGCTGGAGAATACATATTACTTTCAGTTCGTGATAATGGGATAGGTATTGAACCTGCACAGCACAAAAAAGTGTTTCAGTTTTTCAAACGTCTGCATACACATGTACAAGGCACAGGTGTTGGCATGGGTATCGTTAAAAAAATAATGGATAATACAGGTGGAAAGATAACGCTTGAAAGCATTCCTGGCAAAGGATCTGCATTTACCGTACATTTTAAACAATAG
- a CDS encoding fatty acid desaturase family protein: protein MKVFSIIQDSVYSKKQHYNFIERFYLTLIRDERDLPFVKLTVTILLTLIPLGVFLYVPGLPALVWWPAAVIYFFLNNFYFKAPFGLMLHCTCHSKLYKYKYEKLNLILPWFVGLFFGQTPETYFSHHIGMHHIENNLEEDESSTMGYQRDSFRDFMKYFGSFMYRGLVDLSMYFNRKKREKLLVKTVRGEVLYILMCVGLCVINWQATVVVFILPLLISRFIMMLGNWTQHSFIDAADPGNHYKNSITCINTKYNKKCWNDGYHISHHVKPTMHWTEHPTHFLTNLKQYTTNKSIVFDGIGFLEIFIFLMTKRYDKLEKHFVNIENCYASGDEAISLMKYRTQKIVR from the coding sequence ATGAAAGTATTTTCGATTATTCAAGATTCTGTTTACAGTAAAAAACAACACTACAATTTTATTGAACGGTTTTATCTTACGTTGATCCGCGATGAACGCGATCTGCCTTTTGTAAAACTTACAGTAACAATTCTGTTGACACTTATTCCACTGGGCGTATTTTTATATGTGCCCGGCCTGCCTGCTTTGGTATGGTGGCCTGCAGCAGTAATTTATTTCTTTCTGAATAACTTTTATTTCAAAGCACCTTTCGGTCTAATGCTGCATTGTACCTGCCATAGCAAGTTGTACAAATACAAATATGAAAAGCTGAATCTTATACTGCCTTGGTTTGTAGGCCTCTTCTTTGGGCAAACACCGGAAACGTATTTCAGCCACCATATTGGTATGCATCATATTGAAAATAACCTGGAAGAAGACGAAAGCAGCACGATGGGATATCAGCGTGATAGCTTTCGTGATTTTATGAAATACTTCGGTTCATTTATGTACCGCGGACTGGTAGATCTATCCATGTATTTTAACCGTAAGAAACGCGAAAAGCTTTTGGTAAAGACTGTTCGCGGTGAAGTGTTGTATATCCTTATGTGTGTGGGATTATGTGTGATAAACTGGCAGGCAACAGTTGTTGTATTTATTCTACCCTTGCTGATTTCCCGTTTTATTATGATGCTTGGTAACTGGACTCAGCATTCTTTTATCGATGCCGCAGATCCGGGTAACCATTATAAAAACAGTATTACCTGTATCAATACCAAATACAATAAAAAATGCTGGAATGATGGCTATCACATCAGTCACCATGTGAAACCTACGATGCATTGGACAGAGCATCCAACACATTTTCTTACAAACTTAAAACAGTACACCACCAATAAATCTATTGTGTTTGATGGTATCGGTTTTCTGGAAATATTTATTTTTCTGATGACAAAACGATATGATAAGCTTGAAAAACATTTTGTAAATATTGAAAACTGTTACGCTTCCGGTGATGAGGCAATCTCGCTGATGAAATACCGGACGCAGAAGATTGTGCGTTGA
- the xth gene encoding exodeoxyribonuclease III, whose translation MKIATYNVNGVNGRLPVLLRWLQEARPDVVCLQELKAPQEKFPEEAFLQAGYHAIWHGQKSWNGVAILSRSSDIRELRRVLPGDPEDNHSRYIEAFVNGIVIGCLYLPNGNPAPGPKFDYKLKWFKRLTAHAADLIEADMPIALIGDFNVMPTDLDVYKPESWIDDALFRPEVRAAFKKLMKQGWTDAIRKLHPDEKIYTFWDYFRNAYGRNAGLRIDHFLLSPPLAAKLKKAGVDKHVRGWEKSSDHAPTWIIL comes from the coding sequence ATGAAAATAGCTACATATAATGTGAATGGAGTTAACGGAAGATTACCCGTGCTGCTACGTTGGCTGCAAGAAGCCAGACCAGATGTTGTTTGTTTACAGGAACTAAAAGCACCGCAGGAAAAATTTCCGGAAGAAGCGTTTCTGCAAGCCGGGTATCATGCAATCTGGCACGGACAAAAAAGCTGGAACGGTGTAGCCATCCTTTCACGCAGCAGCGATATCCGTGAGTTGCGCCGTGTATTACCCGGAGACCCGGAAGACAACCACAGCCGCTACATTGAAGCATTTGTAAATGGTATTGTTATTGGTTGTCTGTATCTGCCCAACGGCAATCCTGCACCGGGCCCTAAGTTTGATTATAAGCTGAAGTGGTTTAAGCGTTTAACGGCACATGCAGCAGATCTCATAGAAGCAGACATGCCCATTGCACTGATCGGAGATTTTAATGTCATGCCAACTGATCTGGATGTATATAAACCGGAAAGCTGGATTGATGATGCCTTGTTCCGTCCGGAAGTACGCGCCGCATTTAAAAAACTTATGAAGCAAGGCTGGACAGATGCCATCCGCAAACTGCATCCCGATGAAAAGATTTATACGTTCTGGGATTATTTTAGAAATGCATACGGACGCAATGCCGGCTTACGTATTGATCATTTCCTGCTAAGCCCTCCCCTGGCTGCCAAATTAAAAAAAGCCGGAGTAGACAAACACGTACGCGGGTGGGAAAAAAGCAGCGACCACGCCCCCACCTGGATTATTCTGTAG
- a CDS encoding SDR family NAD(P)-dependent oxidoreductase, translated as MTNHNQTVLITGATSGIGLELAKLFAYDNYNMVLIARDEERLIEIATELQEMGAGRITIITKDLCLQNAAAEIHHITSQHSIHIDVLVNNAGMAEYGLFSETEVQKDLCVIQLNIASMVQLTKLYMKDMIEHDKEGRILNLASVSSYQPSPMLAVYAATKAFVLSFSDAIAAELRDTDIKVTSLIPGPTDTDFFRKAGMEHTRAAQDNPEDPEIVALVGYQALIKGEPHAYPPGIWQVTAMSSLLSNQNVARMVEKQMQPY; from the coding sequence ATGACAAACCACAATCAAACGGTACTTATCACCGGTGCAACGAGCGGCATTGGATTAGAGCTGGCAAAATTATTTGCATACGATAACTACAACATGGTGCTTATTGCACGTGATGAAGAAAGACTTATTGAAATTGCTACGGAACTGCAGGAAATGGGTGCAGGAAGAATAACCATTATCACGAAAGATCTGTGCCTGCAAAATGCTGCGGCAGAAATCCACCACATTACAAGCCAGCACAGCATCCATATCGACGTACTGGTTAATAATGCTGGCATGGCTGAATACGGATTATTTTCAGAAACAGAGGTGCAAAAAGATCTGTGTGTCATTCAGCTGAATATAGCATCTATGGTACAGCTTACTAAATTATACATGAAAGATATGATTGAGCATGACAAAGAAGGGCGTATTCTAAACCTTGCCTCTGTCTCTTCCTATCAGCCCAGCCCGATGCTGGCTGTATATGCAGCAACAAAAGCCTTTGTACTTTCTTTCAGCGATGCCATAGCAGCAGAATTAAGAGATACCGATATTAAAGTTACCTCACTGATACCCGGACCTACCGATACCGATTTCTTCCGTAAAGCCGGAATGGAACATACAAGAGCTGCGCAGGACAATCCGGAAGATCCGGAAATTGTAGCGTTAGTAGGATACCAGGCACTGATCAAGGGTGAACCACATGCTTACCCGCCAGGTATATGGCAGGTAACAGCAATGAGTTCTTTGCTGTCCAATCAGAATGTAGCGCGTATGGTTGAAAAACAGATGCAGCCGTACTAA
- a CDS encoding SDR family NAD(P)-dependent oxidoreductase, with protein MTNENQTVLITGATSGIGLELARLFAADKYNMVLVSRDEQNLNRVAAELQTMGAQNITIVPKDLSLPNAAEDVFLITKQQGIHINVLINDAGVGEYGYFTDTNLAKELRIIQLNISAMVHLTKLYLREMIQYNGEGRILQLASVASYQPSPMLAVYAATKAFVLSFSDALAYELKDTNITITSLIPNATDTDFFRKAGMEHTKAAQDSPDNPTLVAQIGYEALLKGESHAYAPGVRQAAAMSSILSNQNVAKMVEKQMQPAEQK; from the coding sequence ATGACAAATGAAAACCAAACCGTACTAATTACAGGCGCTACCAGCGGAATCGGACTGGAACTCGCACGCCTGTTCGCAGCCGACAAGTATAACATGGTACTTGTTTCCCGCGATGAACAAAATCTAAACCGTGTTGCGGCCGAACTCCAGACCATGGGAGCACAAAACATAACCATAGTTCCCAAAGATCTTTCGCTGCCCAATGCTGCAGAGGATGTATTTTTAATCACGAAACAACAAGGTATTCATATTAATGTACTTATAAACGATGCAGGTGTAGGTGAATACGGGTACTTTACCGATACAAACCTGGCAAAGGAACTGCGCATCATCCAGCTAAACATATCTGCCATGGTACATCTTACTAAACTCTATCTGCGTGAGATGATCCAGTACAATGGCGAAGGGCGTATCCTGCAACTCGCATCTGTTGCCTCCTACCAGCCAAGCCCGATGCTCGCGGTATATGCGGCAACAAAAGCATTTGTACTTTCTTTCAGTGATGCACTGGCTTATGAATTAAAAGATACAAATATCACGATCACGTCATTGATCCCGAACGCTACTGATACAGATTTCTTTCGGAAGGCTGGTATGGAACATACGAAAGCAGCACAGGATAGCCCCGATAACCCGACATTGGTTGCTCAGATCGGTTATGAAGCACTTCTTAAAGGAGAATCTCATGCGTATGCACCGGGTGTAAGACAGGCTGCTGCAATGAGTTCAATTCTTTCCAATCAGAACGTTGCAAAAATGGTTGAAAAACAAATGCAGCCGGCAGAACAAAAATAA
- a CDS encoding FAD-dependent oxidoreductase, which yields MKRDGQLISLWQDMPEHISRHMPAQADVVVVGGGITGISTALRLQREGKKCVILEAQNIGFGTTGGTTAHLNTLLDTPYYTIKDNFGQNNADLVFTLVSKALNLIEKNVIGYEIDCSFEWKDAYLFAHDKKQNNELDKIVESARLSGVNIDFCEQIPVPAVFEKAARLSGQAQIHATKYLYGIAEAFERMGGSIIQNCRVTDVIHEQDWTIVHASKGKIKTDHVVYATHTPPGVNVLHFEVAPYRSYVLAVTLADNNYPDALVYDLDEPYHYYRTQEVDGKKYLIFGGEDHKTGHLENTEYCFTKLESYLRKQYAIDEVAFKWSSQYFEPADGLPYIGHLPGNPSNVWVATGFGGNGMIYGTLTSCILTDLICKGESAHAQLFSPSRFKPVAGFSNIIKEGADAAAMLIGNKFAFEKIEGAVELACNEAKLVRFEGHSVGLYKNEEGKLFAVNPACPHISCNVCWNGAEKTWDCPCHGSRFSFTGELMTAPARKDLEVIERTEIKQK from the coding sequence ATGAAACGTGACGGACAATTAATCAGTTTATGGCAGGATATGCCGGAACACATATCCAGGCACATGCCTGCACAGGCAGATGTGGTTGTTGTAGGCGGCGGAATTACTGGCATCAGTACTGCTCTGCGCCTGCAGCGCGAAGGCAAAAAGTGTGTTATACTGGAAGCGCAGAATATAGGCTTCGGAACTACAGGTGGCACTACAGCACATCTGAATACTTTATTAGATACACCGTATTATACCATTAAAGATAATTTTGGACAAAACAATGCTGATCTTGTTTTTACATTGGTAAGCAAAGCGTTGAACCTCATTGAAAAAAATGTGATCGGATATGAAATTGATTGCAGTTTTGAATGGAAGGATGCGTATCTGTTTGCACATGATAAAAAACAAAACAACGAATTGGATAAAATTGTTGAATCTGCCAGATTAAGCGGCGTGAACATTGATTTTTGTGAGCAGATACCAGTACCTGCTGTTTTCGAAAAAGCGGCCCGGCTAAGCGGCCAGGCGCAAATTCATGCAACAAAATATTTATATGGAATTGCAGAAGCTTTTGAACGCATGGGCGGAAGCATCATTCAAAACTGCCGGGTAACGGATGTGATACACGAACAGGATTGGACAATTGTACATGCATCAAAAGGCAAAATAAAAACAGATCATGTGGTATATGCAACGCATACTCCCCCGGGTGTAAATGTGCTGCATTTTGAAGTAGCGCCGTACCGCAGTTATGTACTTGCCGTAACATTAGCGGATAATAATTATCCGGACGCACTGGTATATGATCTCGACGAGCCCTACCATTACTACCGTACGCAGGAAGTTGACGGGAAGAAATACCTGATTTTTGGCGGAGAAGATCATAAAACCGGACATCTTGAAAATACCGAATATTGTTTTACGAAACTTGAAAGTTATCTGCGCAAACAATACGCAATTGATGAAGTAGCTTTCAAATGGTCATCACAATATTTTGAACCGGCAGATGGCTTGCCTTATATCGGACATTTGCCCGGCAATCCTTCAAATGTATGGGTAGCTACAGGCTTTGGGGGTAATGGTATGATTTATGGCACACTCACATCCTGCATACTTACAGACCTGATCTGTAAGGGCGAAAGCGCCCATGCTCAATTGTTCAGTCCTTCGAGATTTAAACCTGTTGCAGGATTTTCAAATATCATTAAGGAAGGTGCAGATGCTGCTGCAATGCTCATAGGAAATAAGTTTGCTTTTGAAAAAATTGAAGGTGCTGTTGAGCTTGCCTGTAATGAAGCAAAGCTGGTCAGGTTTGAAGGGCATTCAGTAGGGCTTTATAAAAATGAAGAAGGAAAGTTATTTGCCGTAAATCCTGCATGTCCGCATATAAGCTGTAATGTATGCTGGAATGGTGCGGAGAAGACCTGGGATTGTCCGTGTCATGGTTCACGTTTTTCTTTTACCGGAGAACTGATGACAGCACCAGCGCGCAAGGACCTGGAAGTAATTGAACGGACAGAAATAAAACAAAAGTGA
- a CDS encoding ferritin-like domain-containing protein: MEKKTTTANGAKKTAPKTTKQKSTNSTGSMQESQLQKLFEDELKDIYWAEKALTKAIPKMVKHATSQELIQALESHLEETQQHVTRLEQVFEIIGKNAVAKKCEAMAGLIEEATQIMEECEEGAMCDAGIISAAQKVEHYEIASYGTLCQFAATLGLSEAKEILGSTLNEEKTADEKLSEVAESAVNIEAAHEEA, from the coding sequence ATGGAAAAGAAAACAACAACTGCAAACGGTGCAAAAAAAACTGCTCCGAAAACTACCAAACAAAAATCAACAAACAGTACAGGTTCCATGCAGGAATCACAGTTACAAAAATTATTTGAAGACGAATTAAAGGATATTTACTGGGCTGAAAAAGCATTGACCAAAGCCATTCCTAAAATGGTTAAACATGCTACTTCACAAGAATTGATCCAGGCCCTGGAATCACATTTGGAAGAAACACAGCAACATGTTACACGTTTGGAACAGGTGTTTGAAATCATCGGAAAAAATGCTGTAGCCAAAAAATGCGAAGCAATGGCAGGCCTGATTGAAGAAGCAACACAGATCATGGAAGAATGTGAAGAAGGTGCTATGTGTGATGCTGGTATCATTTCTGCGGCACAGAAAGTAGAACATTACGAAATCGCGAGCTATGGTACATTGTGTCAGTTTGCAGCAACATTAGGACTTTCAGAAGCAAAAGAAATTCTTGGTTCGACTTTGAATGAAGAAAAAACAGCAGATGAAAAACTATCTGAAGTTGCAGAAAGTGCAGTGAATATTGAAGCAGCACACGAAGAAGCATAA
- a CDS encoding phosphatidate cytidylyltransferase — MKTIISITIIFIASLFISSCSVIGGIFNAGMSVGIFLTVFFLAIILFIVLRFSKRKE; from the coding sequence ATGAAAACAATTATATCCATTACCATCATATTTATAGCCTCTCTATTCATCAGTTCATGCAGCGTAATAGGAGGGATCTTTAATGCTGGCATGAGTGTAGGTATTTTCTTAACGGTATTTTTTTTAGCGATTATCCTTTTTATTGTGTTACGGTTTAGTAAAAGAAAAGAATAA
- a CDS encoding DUF4421 domain-containing protein, producing the protein MRLLTASLLVFISYHISFAQADQTKEKKPKAVPDTNFIMTYPKYISLGIYTASPLMQIVVDPVNSAQDRYKSDFRGNFSDLLGLTFSYRSIYIQYAFKTPFGPTEDSRKGRSASTGITLRIRKPRITLAAEYRRYKGYYDSNVSSYDSDTGSYYVRPDMNYKNIGVNGIYNFSWRKFSYNAPLTYMDRQLKSRIGFLVKGGANYTTIYSSDSTILSRAQAYNFDSFYGISSVHALLFKAGPGAGVNIVFWKRFYFSLNYFIMGNFIGYQYKSVEEGYSSWRTNANLYTETATGFGYNSKRLYAGISFNGDINIMRIKGASIKTNFASVSITVGYRFNTPRFIDRGWKNVTEKIQEIKS; encoded by the coding sequence ATGCGTTTACTTACTGCATCTTTGCTGGTGTTTATTTCTTATCATATATCCTTTGCTCAGGCCGATCAAACAAAAGAAAAGAAACCTAAAGCTGTACCGGATACGAATTTTATTATGACTTATCCGAAATACATCAGCTTGGGTATTTACACAGCATCACCATTAATGCAGATTGTTGTTGATCCGGTTAACAGTGCACAGGATAGATATAAAAGTGATTTTAGAGGAAATTTTTCTGACCTGCTTGGCTTGACATTTTCTTACCGGTCAATTTATATTCAATATGCATTTAAAACACCTTTTGGTCCAACCGAAGATTCACGTAAGGGTAGGTCTGCGAGTACAGGCATTACGCTGCGTATACGTAAGCCTCGTATAACGCTTGCTGCGGAATACCGTCGCTATAAAGGTTATTATGACAGTAACGTGTCTTCTTATGATTCAGATACCGGAAGCTATTATGTACGACCCGATATGAATTATAAGAATATCGGTGTAAATGGTATCTATAATTTTTCCTGGCGGAAATTTTCGTATAATGCTCCGCTTACCTATATGGACAGGCAGCTTAAAAGCCGTATTGGTTTTCTGGTGAAGGGCGGTGCAAACTACACTACTATTTATTCTTCGGATTCAACCATTTTATCGCGGGCACAGGCATATAACTTTGATTCCTTTTATGGTATCAGTTCCGTTCATGCTTTGCTGTTTAAAGCCGGTCCGGGTGCAGGTGTAAACATTGTTTTCTGGAAGCGTTTTTATTTTTCTCTGAACTATTTTATCATGGGGAATTTTATAGGGTATCAATATAAATCTGTAGAGGAGGGATACAGCAGCTGGCGCACGAATGCAAATCTATATACAGAAACTGCAACCGGCTTTGGTTATAATTCAAAACGTTTATATGCCGGCATCAGCTTTAACGGAGATATCAATATCATGCGAATAAAAGGGGCGAGTATTAAAACGAATTTCGCCAGCGTCTCTATTACCGTAGGATATCGATTTAATACACCCCGATTTATTGATCGAGGATGGAAAAACGTAACAGAAAAAATTCAGGAGATTAAAAGCTAA